The Enterobacter asburiae genomic sequence TGTCGCCGAAGGCGATCACGTCACGCATCGACCCGCCCTGTGATTCCACATACTGCGTCAGGCCCTTGCCTTTGCTGTTGCCTTTGCGGGCAATGTCCACCTGGTCATGCCAGGACCATTCGCACTCCAGACCCAGCGTTTGTTCCACGTGTTTTGCGAAGGTATTCAGTTTGGCGGTGTCTTCATCCGTCAGGGCAAATTTCCAGATGGCCTCAACGTCCTGGGCGGCCTGACGCAGGGAGGAAACCTGGGTAAAGACCGGACGCTGCGCTTCAGGCAGGGACAACGCCCAGTTGCTGGTGCGCACCACATGGCCAGTAGGGCGCTCGTACACCATCGCGTTATCCACGTACATCAGGCCGTGAACGGAATGCTCATCCAGCAGCTCGATCAGCTGCAGCGCCTGGGGAACCGGCAGCGGGTCGGAGGCTAAAACCTTTTTTGCCTGATAATCATACAAATAAGTGCCATTACAACAAATTGCAGGTGTATCTAAAGCCAGTGCCTGATAAAAAGGGTGAATGGC encodes the following:
- a CDS encoding pyridoxal phosphatase — encoded protein: MTSRVIALDLDGTLLTPQKTLLPSSLEALKRAQEVGYQLLIVTGRHHVAIHPFYQALALDTPAICCNGTYLYDYQAKKVLASDPLPVPQALQLIELLDEHSVHGLMYVDNAMVYERPTGHVVRTSNWALSLPEAQRPVFTQVSSLRQAAQDVEAIWKFALTDEDTAKLNTFAKHVEQTLGLECEWSWHDQVDIARKGNSKGKGLTQYVESQGGSMRDVIAFGDNYNDISMLEAAGTGVAMGNADDAVKARANVVIGDNTTDSIAQYIYTHLL